One genomic segment of uncultured Desulfobacter sp. includes these proteins:
- a CDS encoding radical SAM protein, producing MAHIQSGLKTAALMLKGRMPGQLVIQITDRCNATCPQCGMRKTSKFDRTRLTNDQLKEIIDAAGEKGFQAISFTGGEPMLLRRDLPELIRHAGKAGIPYIRTGTNGFFFAGHDKPDFKNKVKAIADELADTPLRNFWISLDSSVPHIHEQMRGFNGIVRGMEKALPIFHDAGLFPSVNLGLNRNVAQITQDLASPSKEDLATPEASPFYRAFAQGFTEFYRKVINMGFTIANACYPMSMEDSADKEDLDAVYAAASADRVVCFTGTEKALLFKALSDTIPKFRSKIRIFSPLAGLHTLYTVYSGKNADTPYGCRGGIDFFYLNCTDGNTYPCGYRGADNLGPFQDLNVNAIDPKGYCLACDWECFRDPTELGGPFMEAFSSPWHLAARMAKDPGYCACWLKDLKYYKACDFFNGRRPPRPTALEKFL from the coding sequence ATGGCCCATATACAATCAGGACTGAAAACCGCCGCACTGATGCTCAAAGGCCGGATGCCCGGCCAGCTTGTTATCCAGATCACGGACCGGTGCAACGCCACCTGCCCCCAGTGCGGCATGCGAAAAACCAGTAAATTTGACAGAACCCGGCTCACCAATGATCAGCTCAAAGAGATCATTGATGCGGCCGGGGAAAAGGGCTTCCAGGCCATCTCCTTTACCGGCGGGGAGCCCATGCTGTTACGCAGGGATCTGCCCGAACTTATCCGGCACGCCGGAAAAGCCGGTATTCCATATATTCGCACCGGCACCAACGGATTCTTTTTTGCCGGCCATGACAAACCAGACTTCAAAAACAAGGTAAAGGCCATTGCTGATGAACTTGCAGATACCCCGTTGCGCAACTTCTGGATCAGCCTGGACTCATCCGTCCCGCACATCCATGAGCAAATGCGTGGATTCAACGGCATTGTCCGGGGTATGGAAAAAGCATTACCCATTTTCCATGACGCAGGGCTTTTTCCTTCGGTAAACCTTGGGCTGAACCGCAATGTTGCCCAAATCACCCAGGACCTGGCATCGCCAAGTAAGGAGGACCTGGCAACTCCGGAAGCATCCCCCTTTTACCGTGCCTTTGCCCAGGGATTTACCGAATTCTACCGCAAAGTGATCAACATGGGATTCACCATTGCCAATGCCTGCTATCCCATGAGCATGGAGGACAGCGCAGATAAGGAGGATTTAGATGCTGTTTATGCTGCAGCGTCTGCAGACCGGGTGGTGTGTTTCACGGGCACAGAAAAGGCGCTTTTGTTCAAAGCACTGTCAGACACCATTCCGAAATTCAGGTCAAAAATAAGAATTTTTTCACCCCTTGCCGGCCTGCACACCCTCTACACTGTTTATTCAGGCAAAAACGCAGACACGCCATACGGTTGCCGGGGCGGCATTGATTTCTTTTATCTGAACTGCACCGACGGCAACACCTACCCATGCGGGTACAGGGGCGCTGACAATTTAGGCCCGTTTCAAGACTTAAACGTCAATGCCATTGATCCTAAAGGATATTGCCTGGCCTGTGACTGGGAATGTTTCAGGGACCCCACTGAACTTGGGGGCCCATTCATGGAAGCCTTTTCTTCCCCATGGCACCTGGCTGCCAGAATGGCCAAAGATCCGGGGTACTGCGCCTGCTGGCTCAAGGATCTCAAATATTACAAGGCCTGCGATTTTTTTAACGGCAGACGGCCGCCCCGGCCAACAGCTTTAGAAAAATTCTTATGA
- a CDS encoding glycosyltransferase codes for MMKIDLHVHSKFSKRPSQWVLQKISCPESFTEPMLIYNTAKAKGMSLVTISDHNTIEGALKIAHLPDTYISEEITSYFPEDGCKVHVLAQNITEVQHDEIQKIRKNIFDLVAYLNGENIVNIIAHPLYAVNDRLTINHFEQMLLLFKNFELNGARNDKQNQILAQVLKQLTPTGIERLSNIYNYQPLFDRPWEKNLTGGSDDHSGLNIARTCTAVDNATDLDDFMTGILNGKSRAVSDPSTPQTMAHNLYSIAYQFYRNRFNLERHVGKDQLLKFLDQSLMPVSNVDNGLMSRFYTFLSKHKSCRENTKYVSMKHLIREETERLFAENPDLLNIARAQSNKIRLGASQGKQEQHREELWFDFVNQLLNKVLSHTGDFLLGQASGANLFNIFQTIGSMGGLYSLLAPYFVAFAHFAKDNETNTAVLNRFTGYKNGMQTPKSRVKLGHFTDTFYDVNGVAQTLQQQVQAALKNDKHLTIITCDAQARKTGAGVKNFTPMGVYEIPEYTGQKLYYPPFLEMLDYCYHQGFTHIHSATPGPIGLAALAIAKILKLPLTSTYHTQFPQYAQYLTGDDFIEGLTWKFMIWYYDQMDQIYVSSRNSSDELMERGIKAEKIRIMPRGINTKEFHPSKRCDILTSNFKVNGDALKFLYVGRVSKEKNLPLLVDAFKRLCASSDKVHLTVVGDGPYADEMKGVLKDYPVTFTGYLSGEPLCRVYASADLFVFPSTTDTFGNVVLEAQASGLPVIVSDLGGPCENMLDRKTGIIVKSDDGAALLSAMQEFVRTPGLRSQMSQRAREYMEDRSFENAFIQSWEFYKEMDTPASMEELSKAV; via the coding sequence ATGATGAAAATAGACCTTCATGTACACTCCAAGTTTTCCAAACGCCCGTCCCAATGGGTCCTTCAAAAAATCAGCTGTCCTGAAAGCTTCACGGAACCCATGCTGATATATAACACAGCCAAGGCAAAGGGTATGTCCCTTGTGACCATATCCGACCATAACACCATTGAAGGTGCCCTTAAAATTGCGCATCTGCCGGACACCTATATCTCCGAGGAGATCACCTCTTATTTCCCCGAAGACGGTTGCAAGGTGCATGTGCTGGCCCAGAACATCACCGAAGTCCAGCATGATGAAATTCAGAAAATTCGGAAAAATATTTTTGATCTGGTGGCCTATCTTAATGGTGAAAACATCGTCAATATCATTGCCCATCCCCTTTACGCCGTGAATGACCGGCTGACCATCAACCATTTCGAACAGATGCTTTTACTGTTTAAAAACTTTGAACTCAACGGTGCCAGAAACGACAAACAGAATCAAATTCTTGCCCAGGTGCTTAAGCAGCTCACCCCCACAGGCATTGAACGATTGTCCAACATTTATAATTACCAGCCCCTGTTCGATAGACCATGGGAAAAAAACCTCACCGGCGGATCCGATGATCACTCCGGCTTAAATATCGCCAGAACCTGCACGGCCGTGGATAATGCGACGGATCTTGACGATTTCATGACCGGGATACTCAACGGCAAATCCCGGGCCGTGTCCGATCCGTCCACGCCCCAGACCATGGCCCACAACCTTTACAGCATTGCCTACCAATTCTACAGAAACCGGTTCAACCTTGAGCGCCACGTAGGCAAGGACCAACTGCTCAAATTTCTTGACCAGTCCCTGATGCCGGTATCCAATGTGGATAACGGGTTGATGTCGCGATTTTACACTTTTTTAAGCAAACATAAAAGCTGCCGGGAAAATACCAAATACGTTTCCATGAAACATCTGATCAGAGAGGAGACCGAGCGCTTGTTTGCGGAAAATCCCGACCTGTTGAATATCGCCAGAGCCCAGTCAAACAAAATACGCCTGGGCGCGTCCCAGGGAAAACAGGAACAGCACAGGGAAGAATTATGGTTTGATTTTGTCAACCAGCTTTTAAACAAAGTTTTGTCCCACACAGGCGATTTTCTGCTTGGCCAGGCCTCCGGGGCAAACCTGTTCAATATATTCCAGACCATTGGTTCTATGGGTGGGCTCTACTCTCTTTTAGCGCCCTATTTTGTGGCCTTTGCCCACTTTGCCAAAGACAATGAGACAAACACAGCAGTTCTTAACCGGTTTACCGGATACAAAAACGGGATGCAGACCCCTAAATCCAGGGTGAAGCTCGGGCATTTCACCGACACCTTCTACGATGTCAACGGTGTGGCCCAGACCCTTCAGCAGCAGGTGCAGGCCGCATTAAAAAACGATAAACACTTGACCATCATTACCTGTGATGCCCAAGCAAGAAAAACAGGGGCCGGCGTGAAAAACTTCACTCCCATGGGCGTCTATGAAATTCCGGAATATACGGGACAAAAACTGTATTACCCGCCATTTCTGGAGATGCTGGATTATTGCTACCACCAGGGATTTACCCATATCCACTCCGCCACACCCGGCCCCATTGGCCTGGCAGCCCTGGCCATTGCAAAAATTCTGAAGCTGCCCTTGACCTCCACTTACCATACCCAATTCCCCCAATATGCCCAGTATCTAACCGGGGATGATTTTATCGAAGGTCTGACCTGGAAATTCATGATCTGGTATTATGACCAGATGGACCAGATCTATGTTTCCAGCCGGAATTCCTCTGACGAACTAATGGAACGGGGCATCAAGGCCGAAAAAATCCGCATCATGCCCCGGGGCATCAACACGAAGGAATTTCACCCCTCAAAGCGCTGCGACATTCTGACTTCCAATTTCAAGGTCAATGGGGATGCATTGAAATTTCTTTATGTGGGCCGGGTATCCAAGGAAAAAAACCTGCCGCTTCTGGTAGATGCGTTTAAAAGGCTTTGTGCGAGCAGTGACAAAGTGCATCTTACGGTTGTGGGTGACGGTCCCTATGCAGATGAAATGAAAGGTGTGCTCAAAGATTATCCCGTAACCTTTACCGGTTATCTTTCCGGTGAGCCCCTATGCCGGGTGTATGCCTCGGCAGATCTTTTTGTATTCCCCTCCACCACAGACACCTTTGGCAATGTGGTCCTGGAAGCCCAGGCGTCGGGCTTGCCTGTGATCGTATCGGACCTGGGCGGCCCCTGCGAAAATATGCTGGATCGTAAGACCGGTATTATTGTTAAAAGCGATGATGGTGCCGCCCTTTTATCGGCCATGCAGGAATTTGTGCGCACCCCCGGGCTACGCAGTCAAATGTCCCAACGGGCCAGGGAATACATGGAAGACCGCTCCTTTGAAAATGCATTTATACAGTCCTGGGAGTTCTACAAAGAGATGGATACGCCGGCGTCCATGGAAGAACTTTCCAAGGCGGTATGA
- a CDS encoding haloacid dehalogenase type II, which produces MIKAVFFDMNETLLNLSVLKENFDKHFEDSYALKYWFVKLLHTSTVTGAMSEYKNFGELAGVVLESLFYENGKTLTSETKTEILGSFRKMPPYSDVADALKLLNQNNIKTIAVSNSSLEMIEEQLTNAGIIDLFHAYYSVDAVQKYKPFKEIYQYAAREENIPTENVVMVATHDWDLFGAKKAGLKTAYIERKKEIFNPYYSPADIYKTDLVELVREIIKIK; this is translated from the coding sequence ATGATAAAAGCTGTTTTTTTTGACATGAATGAGACGCTGCTCAATTTAAGTGTACTCAAAGAGAACTTTGACAAACATTTTGAAGACAGCTATGCATTGAAGTACTGGTTCGTCAAGCTACTTCATACGTCCACGGTAACAGGTGCGATGAGTGAATATAAGAATTTTGGAGAACTGGCCGGTGTTGTGCTGGAGAGTTTATTTTATGAAAACGGCAAAACGCTGACAAGTGAAACAAAAACTGAAATTTTGGGCTCATTCAGGAAAATGCCCCCTTATTCAGATGTTGCAGATGCACTTAAACTGTTGAATCAGAATAACATCAAGACCATTGCGGTATCAAATTCATCGCTGGAAATGATCGAAGAGCAGCTTACCAACGCAGGCATCATTGACTTGTTCCACGCCTATTATTCGGTAGATGCCGTACAAAAATATAAACCCTTTAAAGAAATCTATCAGTATGCAGCCCGTGAAGAAAATATTCCCACTGAAAATGTGGTTATGGTTGCCACCCATGACTGGGATCTGTTCGGGGCGAAAAAAGCCGGGCTTAAGACTGCCTACATTGAACGAAAAAAAGAAATATTCAACCCCTATTATTCCCCGGCGGATATATACAAAACCGATTTAGTCGAATTGGTTCGGGAAATTATCAAAATCAAATAA
- a CDS encoding NAD(P)-dependent oxidoreductase has protein sequence MTKYGFLGLGIMGNAMAANLVKEGFDVTVWNRTTEKCTPLVDLGAKLGTTAADVVAGCDITFGMVSDPGAANDLCFGKDGVLKGISTGKSYIDVSTVDAGTSTQIHDAVVKKGGRFLEAPVSGSKKQAEDGILIFLCAGDESLFGDAKDALEVMGKKSFYFPKIGQGAQMKLIINMIMGTMMTAFAEGLSLGDKIGLEKNDILDVIAQGAINSPLFQFKGPLMIQENFTVAFPLKHMQKDMRLALLLGDDHGQPLPTISAANNAYIAARKDGFSDEDLSAVIKSI, from the coding sequence ATGACAAAATACGGATTTCTTGGACTGGGTATCATGGGCAACGCTATGGCTGCCAATCTGGTCAAGGAAGGCTTTGACGTGACCGTATGGAACAGAACAACGGAAAAATGTACCCCACTTGTGGACCTGGGGGCGAAATTGGGAACAACAGCAGCAGACGTTGTGGCCGGTTGTGATATTACTTTTGGCATGGTCTCCGACCCTGGGGCCGCCAATGATCTGTGCTTCGGCAAAGACGGGGTTCTGAAAGGTATTTCAACGGGAAAATCTTATATTGACGTATCAACGGTGGATGCCGGGACTTCTACGCAAATTCATGATGCCGTTGTGAAAAAAGGGGGGCGGTTTCTTGAGGCACCGGTATCCGGGAGTAAGAAGCAGGCGGAAGACGGTATCCTTATTTTTCTTTGCGCTGGTGATGAGTCCCTTTTTGGAGATGCCAAAGATGCACTGGAGGTCATGGGTAAAAAATCGTTTTACTTCCCGAAAATAGGGCAGGGCGCACAGATGAAGCTGATTATCAACATGATCATGGGCACGATGATGACTGCCTTTGCCGAAGGGTTGTCCCTTGGAGATAAAATCGGGTTGGAGAAAAATGATATTTTGGATGTTATCGCCCAGGGAGCCATTAACAGTCCCCTGTTTCAGTTTAAGGGTCCGCTTATGATTCAGGAAAATTTCACTGTGGCATTCCCCTTGAAACATATGCAAAAGGATATGCGTCTTGCCTTATTGTTAGGAGATGATCATGGTCAGCCGCTACCCACAATCAGCGCCGCGAATAATGCCTATATTGCAGCCAGGAAAGATGGTTTCAGCGATGAAGATTTATCGGCAGTGATAAAATCCATTTAA
- a CDS encoding vitamin B12-dependent ribonucleotide reductase yields the protein MSGSNKETKRIDFLSENAKIVLERRYLKKDASGEVCETPEHMFKRVAAHIAEAEKNYDPKTDIKKIEDSFYSLMAEFRFLPNSPTLMNAGRSLGQLAACFVLPVNDSIEGIFEAVKNAAIIHKSGGGTGFSFSRLRPKNSKVGSTGGIASGPVSFMKIFNTATEQIKQGGTRRGANMAVLRVDHPDIMSFITCKNDKNELNNFNISVGVTDAFMAAVAQKEDYDLIDPCSGKLTGRISAAAVYDELVRQAWETGDPGIIFLDEINRLNTTPRIGVIESTNPCGEQPLLPMEACNLGSINLTRFITKKRNRPEVDYEKLRETIHLSVRFLDNTIDMSRYPIDEIGQMVKGNRKIGLGIMGFADLLYMLNIPYDSKEALALAEKIMAFVQQESYKASCDLAGTRGVFPNFDQSIFKDKKNLRMRNATTTTIAPTGTLSIIAGCSSGIEPVFALSYVRTVMDNDRLIEVNPVFKQIAVEQDFYSDALMEEIAENGTVKGNINVPSDLRKVFVTAHDIKPEDHIKMQAAFQKYTDNAVSKTVNLPHDATLKDVRFIYDQAFKTKCKGVTIYRDGSKDNQVLSVSKKQAPKKEEDEFLLAGKERPQILEGFTERIKTGMGTLYITVSEFNGRPFEIFATVGKSGKSTQAKTEAIGRLISLALRSGIEVNEIIEQISGIRGEHAVFQDGGLVYSIPDAIAQVLQRRYLPKGNGKKSYEQSLKYDLCPECGQIIAFEEGCKTCHSCGYTRCG from the coding sequence ATGAGTGGTAGCAATAAAGAGACAAAGCGGATAGATTTTTTAAGCGAAAATGCCAAAATCGTTCTTGAAAGGCGATACCTCAAGAAAGATGCGTCCGGGGAAGTATGCGAAACACCAGAACACATGTTCAAGCGGGTGGCTGCCCATATTGCAGAGGCAGAGAAGAACTACGATCCCAAGACAGATATTAAAAAAATCGAAGACTCCTTTTACAGCCTCATGGCCGAATTCAGGTTTCTGCCCAACTCTCCGACTCTGATGAATGCGGGCAGGTCCTTAGGACAACTGGCAGCCTGTTTTGTCCTGCCGGTTAATGACAGCATTGAGGGCATTTTTGAAGCGGTAAAAAATGCAGCCATCATTCATAAATCAGGCGGCGGGACCGGATTTTCATTTTCCCGACTGCGTCCTAAAAACAGCAAGGTTGGTTCAACCGGTGGTATCGCATCCGGCCCTGTTTCCTTTATGAAAATTTTTAATACGGCAACAGAACAGATCAAGCAGGGTGGGACCAGGAGGGGTGCTAATATGGCCGTCCTGCGGGTAGACCATCCGGATATCATGTCCTTTATCACCTGTAAAAATGATAAAAATGAATTGAATAATTTTAATATATCCGTGGGGGTTACAGATGCGTTTATGGCCGCTGTGGCACAAAAAGAGGATTATGATCTAATTGATCCGTGCTCAGGGAAGTTGACCGGCCGTATCAGTGCTGCTGCCGTCTACGACGAACTGGTCAGACAGGCCTGGGAAACCGGGGATCCGGGGATCATATTTCTGGATGAGATCAACAGGTTGAACACCACGCCGAGGATCGGGGTTATTGAATCCACCAATCCCTGTGGAGAGCAGCCGTTGTTACCCATGGAAGCATGCAACCTGGGATCCATTAACTTGACGCGGTTTATCACAAAAAAAAGAAATCGTCCTGAAGTTGATTATGAAAAACTTCGGGAAACCATCCATCTTTCTGTCCGGTTCCTGGATAATACGATTGATATGTCCAGGTATCCCATTGATGAGATTGGCCAAATGGTCAAGGGAAATCGAAAAATCGGCCTGGGCATCATGGGATTTGCAGACCTGCTCTACATGCTTAATATTCCCTATGACTCCAAAGAGGCATTGGCGCTTGCCGAAAAAATTATGGCCTTTGTTCAGCAAGAGTCCTATAAGGCCTCCTGTGATCTGGCCGGGACAAGAGGCGTATTTCCGAATTTTGATCAGAGTATTTTTAAAGATAAGAAAAACCTGCGTATGCGCAATGCCACGACCACCACTATTGCACCCACCGGAACATTGAGCATCATTGCCGGCTGTTCCAGCGGAATTGAACCGGTCTTTGCATTAAGTTATGTGAGAACGGTAATGGACAATGACCGGTTAATTGAAGTCAATCCGGTTTTTAAACAGATTGCCGTTGAGCAGGATTTTTACAGTGACGCCCTGATGGAGGAAATTGCTGAGAACGGGACTGTCAAGGGAAATATTAATGTACCATCTGATCTTCGAAAGGTTTTTGTTACGGCCCATGACATTAAGCCCGAGGATCATATAAAAATGCAGGCTGCATTTCAAAAATATACGGACAATGCTGTGTCAAAGACGGTTAATCTTCCCCATGACGCTACCCTAAAGGATGTCAGGTTTATCTATGATCAGGCATTTAAAACCAAATGCAAAGGCGTCACTATTTACCGGGACGGCAGCAAGGATAACCAGGTGCTTTCAGTATCTAAAAAACAAGCGCCCAAGAAAGAGGAGGATGAGTTTCTTTTGGCTGGCAAGGAAAGGCCTCAAATCCTTGAAGGATTTACGGAAAGAATTAAAACCGGTATGGGCACGCTATATATAACAGTTTCAGAATTCAACGGCAGACCTTTTGAAATTTTTGCGACAGTGGGTAAATCCGGAAAATCAACCCAGGCAAAAACAGAGGCCATAGGCCGCCTGATTTCCCTGGCCTTGCGGTCAGGAATTGAAGTTAATGAAATTATTGAGCAGATCAGCGGCATCCGGGGGGAGCATGCTGTCTTTCAGGACGGCGGTCTGGTGTATTCAATTCCTGACGCCATTGCCCAGGTCTTGCAACGACGGTATCTGCCTAAAGGAAACGGGAAAAAATCATATGAACAAAGCCTAAAGTATGATCTGTGCCCCGAATGCGGCCAGATCATAGCCTTTGAGGAGGGATGCAAAACCTGTCATTCATGCGGTTACACCAGATGTGGTTAA
- a CDS encoding universal stress protein produces the protein MMWTLLRNMSKNLTLAIPAMMLAGFIFGIFMDAAFLKTLIIPFTFLMVYPMMVTLNIQKVFEGGDVKAQVLTQAINFGVVPFLAYFMGLIFFKNQPYMALGLLLAGLVPTSGMTISWTGFAKGNLAAAVKMTVIGLTLGSIATPLYVRMLMGTSIEIDMAAIFQQIVVIVFIPMAAGYLTRRALIKKHGEKGFKTSVAPKFPPLSTLGVVGIVFIAMALKARAIAAAPVMLAYILIPLLIIYGFNFIFSSFVGKRFLSRGDAIALVYGSVMRNLSIALAIAINAFGKEGASAALVVAVAYIIQVQSAAWYVKLTDKIFGPASLGDKQPPKAAPPKAAKPAPETQEDSHGSMVVDIKKILFATDITPTAKYAARYACTIGNKFNAKVWAIHVVPDLLAEFSAGAGFNIKDPEKQEEFNRDAIENAKQILEERIRTTSETVIREMPACPLSKDRIMVKTGDPVEEITKEATQGDFDLIIMGTHGDQGIEDILLGSTAQGVIHASNVPVLVAHPS, from the coding sequence ATGATGTGGACACTGCTGCGGAACATGAGTAAAAATCTGACCCTGGCAATTCCGGCAATGATGCTGGCCGGCTTTATATTTGGCATTTTTATGGATGCCGCTTTTTTAAAAACCCTGATTATTCCATTTACCTTTTTAATGGTCTACCCCATGATGGTAACACTTAATATCCAGAAGGTATTTGAGGGCGGGGATGTCAAAGCCCAGGTGCTTACCCAGGCGATCAACTTTGGCGTAGTCCCTTTCCTGGCCTATTTTATGGGTCTGATTTTTTTTAAAAACCAGCCCTACATGGCCCTAGGGTTGCTTCTAGCAGGACTGGTACCCACTTCGGGCATGACCATCTCCTGGACCGGATTTGCAAAGGGCAACCTGGCGGCTGCCGTAAAAATGACGGTTATCGGGCTGACCCTGGGCTCCATTGCCACACCGTTATATGTCCGTATGCTCATGGGCACAAGCATTGAAATTGACATGGCAGCTATTTTCCAACAGATCGTGGTCATTGTCTTCATTCCCATGGCGGCCGGCTATCTGACCCGCAGAGCCCTGATAAAAAAACATGGGGAAAAGGGATTTAAGACATCAGTGGCACCCAAATTTCCGCCGCTGTCCACCCTGGGCGTTGTGGGCATCGTGTTCATTGCCATGGCGCTTAAGGCCAGGGCCATTGCCGCAGCCCCGGTCATGTTAGCTTACATCCTTATCCCCTTGTTGATCATTTATGGATTCAACTTCATCTTCAGCAGCTTTGTGGGTAAACGGTTTTTGTCCAGGGGTGATGCCATTGCACTTGTGTACGGCTCTGTAATGCGTAACCTGTCCATTGCCCTGGCCATTGCCATAAACGCATTCGGCAAAGAAGGGGCTTCGGCGGCTCTGGTTGTGGCTGTGGCCTATATCATCCAGGTCCAGTCTGCGGCCTGGTATGTCAAACTGACGGATAAAATATTTGGACCAGCTTCCTTGGGCGACAAACAGCCACCAAAAGCAGCGCCTCCCAAAGCGGCAAAGCCTGCCCCTGAGACCCAGGAGGATTCCCATGGCTCCATGGTCGTAGACATTAAAAAAATCCTTTTTGCCACGGACATCACACCTACGGCAAAATATGCGGCCCGCTATGCTTGTACCATCGGTAACAAATTCAACGCAAAGGTATGGGCCATCCATGTGGTCCCTGATCTCTTAGCAGAATTTTCCGCAGGCGCAGGTTTTAACATAAAGGATCCTGAAAAACAGGAGGAGTTCAACCGGGATGCAATTGAAAATGCTAAACAAATTCTTGAGGAACGTATCCGAACCACATCGGAAACGGTGATCCGGGAAATGCCAGCTTGCCCTTTATCGAAAGACCGCATAATGGTCAAAACAGGAGACCCGGTGGAAGAAATCACCAAAGAGGCGACCCAGGGAGATTTTGATCTGATCATCATGGGCACCCACGGGGATCAGGGAATTGAGGACATCCTTTTAGGCAGTACAGCCCAGGGTGTCATCCACGCGTCAAATGTTCCTGTCCTTGTGGCCCACCCTTCTTAG
- a CDS encoding lysophospholipid acyltransferase family protein: MIKKKIRRFLYYYLFPYAGLFLVRLLSATYRIRIVDPDNEQNILKTCGQLVYASWHQRFFPGFTFFSTRKPIAIMISQSRDGEMAARAVNLLGWRAVRGSSSQGGKQALETIKILVGQGYKVGHIVDGPQGPFGTVKPGVIRIAQYADLPIVPTITSGQNRWVFNSWDRFMVPKPFSRVIIRFGSPIYVPRDMGQGEFEQMQERVAQGLKRLYEDTDAIWQDDVRINEIFN; this comes from the coding sequence ATGATAAAAAAAAAAATAAGGCGGTTTCTATACTATTATCTGTTTCCCTACGCGGGGTTGTTTCTTGTCAGGCTTTTGTCAGCCACCTACCGGATCAGGATTGTTGATCCGGACAATGAACAAAATATTTTAAAGACTTGTGGCCAGCTGGTTTATGCGTCATGGCACCAGCGATTTTTTCCGGGTTTTACCTTTTTTTCAACCCGGAAGCCTATTGCTATTATGATTTCTCAGAGTCGTGACGGTGAAATGGCGGCCCGGGCTGTGAATCTTCTGGGCTGGCGGGCTGTGAGGGGTTCTTCATCCCAAGGAGGCAAGCAGGCCCTTGAAACCATTAAAATTCTGGTCGGACAGGGGTACAAGGTCGGTCATATCGTGGATGGTCCCCAGGGACCGTTCGGCACGGTGAAACCTGGGGTCATCCGCATTGCCCAGTATGCGGATTTGCCTATTGTGCCGACCATTACCTCCGGTCAGAACCGGTGGGTTTTTAATTCCTGGGACCGTTTTATGGTACCCAAACCTTTTTCCCGGGTGATCATCCGGTTTGGTTCCCCGATCTATGTGCCCCGGGATATGGGGCAGGGCGAATTTGAACAAATGCAGGAGCGTGTTGCCCAAGGCCTTAAACGGCTCTATGAGGATACAGATGCTATATGGCAGGATGATGTCCGTATAAACGAAATTTTTAATTAA
- a CDS encoding S24 family peptidase encodes MTENKVDVLISRIMNATGISSQAELAKELGINRSGITHARNKNHIPDNWLIKLFRRFRVNPDWVDTGKGPVFYDQKHRDDEGGFRRVPKVAARLSAGTGSFECDPDISQFLSFPSSWLARKGSAAAMVAMEVFGQSMEPLIREGDTVLIDQSQIRIMAGAIYAVGVDDTILVKRLEKHPDALVLCSDNKDFSPIHLDRHALEKVRVLGRVIWSCREYR; translated from the coding sequence ATGACGGAAAATAAAGTTGATGTATTGATCAGCCGGATCATGAACGCTACCGGGATTTCGTCCCAGGCGGAACTTGCCAAGGAGCTTGGTATTAACCGATCCGGGATCACCCATGCCAGAAACAAGAACCATATCCCTGATAACTGGCTTATCAAGCTGTTCAGGCGTTTCAGGGTAAATCCAGATTGGGTGGATACGGGTAAGGGTCCTGTTTTTTATGATCAGAAACATAGGGATGACGAGGGCGGTTTTCGTCGGGTTCCAAAGGTTGCCGCCCGTCTGTCTGCAGGCACTGGTTCATTTGAGTGTGATCCGGACATCTCACAGTTTCTTTCTTTTCCTTCTTCCTGGCTTGCCCGCAAAGGGTCTGCTGCAGCCATGGTGGCTATGGAAGTGTTTGGTCAGAGCATGGAACCTTTGATCCGGGAAGGGGATACGGTCTTAATTGATCAGTCCCAGATCCGTATCATGGCCGGCGCCATTTATGCCGTGGGCGTGGATGATACCATTCTTGTTAAACGGCTGGAAAAACACCCGGATGCCTTGGTTCTGTGCAGCGACAATAAAGATTTTTCTCCTATTCATTTGGATAGGCATGCCCTTGAAAAGGTTCGGGTGCTTGGGCGGGTGATTTGGAGCTGTCGGGAATACCGGTAA